The DNA window GTCGGCGACCTCCCCGGGGGTGATCGCACCGTACTTGCGCATCATCAGGATCAGCCAGCTGGAGGCCGGCCGCAGTTCCAGGCCGGCCCTGGCCGTGATGCACCGGTAGAGGCCGTGCCGGGCCTCCCGGGTACCCAGGCTGGAGAGGGCGCGGGCGATCTCGTCGAGGGAGGAGCGCTCGACGGGGTTGGTGCCGATGGTCTCGCCGAGGTCGGGCGTGGTGACGGTCTGCCGCAGCGGCTGCTCCCGGAGGAACCAGCTGAGGGCGAAGGCCACCAGCACCACGGGTACCGCATAGAGGAAGACCTGGGTGATGGACTGGGAGTACGCATGGTGGACGGCGTCCCGTACCGGCGGGGGGAGCGCGGAGACGGTGCGGGGGTCCCGGGTGATGGTGCCGGGGGTGAAGCCGGGCGGCAGCCGCACCCCGGCGAGGGCGCGGGCCATGCGGTCGCTCAGGCCGTTGGCGAAGATCGTGCCGAAGACGGCGACGCCGAAGGAGGCGCCGATGGAGCGGAAGAAGGTGGCCCCGGCGGTGGCCACGCCCAGGTCCTCGTAGCCGACGGCGTTCTGCACCACCAGCACCAGCACCTGCATGACCAGGCCCAGACCGAGGCCGAAGACCAGGAAGGAGAGGCTCATCGTCAGGTTGCCGCTGTGCTCGGTGAGCCGGGAGAGCATCAGCAGGCCGACGGCGGTGATCGCGGTGCCGGTGATCGGGAACGCCTTGTACCGGCCGGTGCGGCTGACGATCTGCCCGGCGGCGATGGAGGTGACCAGGATGCCGAGGACCATGGGGAGCATATGGACGCCGGAGAGGGTCGGCGACACCTGGTGGACGACCTGGAGGAAGGTCGGCAGATAGGTCAGCGCGCCGAACATGGCGAAGCCGACGACAAAGGAGATGACGGCGGCGAGGGTGAAGGTCCGCATCCGGAAGAGCCGCAACGGCAGGACCGGTTCGGCGGCCCGCCGCTCGACCCGGATGAAGAGCGCCAGCAGGGCCAGTCCCAGCACGCCCAGGCCGATGACCCGCCAGGAGGACCACGGCCAGGTGGTGCCGCCCAGCGAGGTCATCAGCACCAGGCAGGTGGCGACGCCGGCGATGAGCCCGGTGCCGGCGTAGTCGACGGTGTGCCGCTGCCGGGTCGCGGTGCGGGGCAGCACCGCCGCGATGACCAGGAGCGCGACGATGCCGATGGGCAGGTTGATGTAGAAGACCCAGCGCCAGCTGAGGTGGTCCACGAAGAGGCCGCCGAGCAGCGGGCCGAGCACGCTGGTGACGCCGAAGACG is part of the Peterkaempfera bronchialis genome and encodes:
- a CDS encoding MDR family MFS transporter — protein: MADHAAEPGRTGPPTGSSAGATRLPLGTSPAPQTGPPGPVGSLWVAIGALLLAMLLAALDQTIVATALPTIVSDLGGLDHLSWVVTAYLLASTAATPLWGKLGDMYGRKRLFQVSIVIFLVGSALCGISRNMGELIGFRALQGLGGGGLIVLTQAIVGDLVPPRDRGRYQGLFGAVFGVTSVLGPLLGGLFVDHLSWRWVFYINLPIGIVALLVIAAVLPRTATRQRHTVDYAGTGLIAGVATCLVLMTSLGGTTWPWSSWRVIGLGVLGLALLALFIRVERRAAEPVLPLRLFRMRTFTLAAVISFVVGFAMFGALTYLPTFLQVVHQVSPTLSGVHMLPMVLGILVTSIAAGQIVSRTGRYKAFPITGTAITAVGLLMLSRLTEHSGNLTMSLSFLVFGLGLGLVMQVLVLVVQNAVGYEDLGVATAGATFFRSIGASFGVAVFGTIFANGLSDRMARALAGVRLPPGFTPGTITRDPRTVSALPPPVRDAVHHAYSQSITQVFLYAVPVVLVAFALSWFLREQPLRQTVTTPDLGETIGTNPVERSSLDEIARALSSLGTREARHGLYRCITARAGLELRPASSWLILMMRKYGAITPGEVADRGVVPRQVVEDAAIEVEGHGLARREGTLRMRLTPRGEQVADRLVAARRAQLCELLGDWDDTGHADLAALLTRLSNALCGDRRDHPGGPAIGPRPQPHPGRDPA